The following DNA comes from Xiphophorus hellerii strain 12219 chromosome 5, Xiphophorus_hellerii-4.1, whole genome shotgun sequence.
GCCGTCTGATAACACGATAACTGCAGTTCGCGCATGGCGATGATGtccatctttgttttgcttGGTTTTATTGCGCTTGAGTTTGTTTCGCTTCATCTGAACATCATCAAACTTTCCGGTCTGCAGCTGTTTTGTATTTGGCGCTCAGCTATGATTGGAGACACGACGCCGACGTCAAATTATGCGACGTAAATATCGGCATATGTTCATGTAGCCGACTACTGTTAACGTGGGTACTGCGACGTAGGAAATGACGCCTCTTGTCTCCCCAGATCCGTTAATGCCttgtgtaaaagtgaaaccaaaaCACTACCTAACATTGTTTACCTCTAagtaaataagttattttaaatggtATTAACGCTTTAACGTATTGAATTTGTAGGcattacattattttaacaCCGGGGGAACGCTTTAAGCGTGACGCAGCCAGAGATCGTCTATTCAGAAAGACGCTTCCAGTCCCTTTGCAAAGCGTTTTTATTTAACCGAGACAATCATTGGGcaagaaaaagcaaataatacattgttttatttaaatagaaatcCATAATCcaatttgcatttatttcccGTCACTAAATACTTCTTGAACCACTTTTCCTGCAAATCTTTTGTAGTATGTTTACCAGCTTTGAACTTCCATAACACAGAAATATTTGTCCATTGTTCATTACAACTCGATCTTCACGTTAGATGGGAGTCTTTAGGTATCAGGTTTTAAATCTTTCAAGCCAAGAATTTTCAGTATCATAGACATATTGTCATTGCTGTGAAACAAAGTAAGCATTTCTGCactgtcacatttttttccctgtatatttatataaaagatGTACACAttgttcctctttttattttatttcccctGAAGTTGATCTATTTATTCTTAATTAATGGACACTGTGAGTACCTGTAAAACCGAAGTTCTCGTTTCTCATTTTGGGActtgtttaattttgaaaaaaaaaaaaagaggaaaaaaaaaatacaggaaacAAATTAATCTGCTCAATTTTGCcagcaaaacagaaagcagttatttaaattatttgtgtaCAAATTAACAACCAAATGCTTTTTGTAAAGAGATAAAATTGAAATCCAAGTAAAATTTATTGAGAAAGTGCTTTTCAGAGACATAAAGAACTACGTAAGCAGataattagaaaattaaaacatgaaagaaaacatgaaagaaaaataatttggcAAAACATGTCCAACAAGGACTGAGGcatgaaaacaaatcaatgaaTGCTTTATTTGGTGATTGAGCAAAAGGAAGCACAAGCTTGACTAATTCTTTGATTGCAATTTCAGTGGAGCACAGTCTCAGCCTTAATGGACGTTTTGAACAAGATAATTTCAAAAAAGTCAGTCAACCAGTGGATTAGGGTGGACAAACTGTTTAACATATGGTTAAAGGATATTTGAAGGTAATTAGCATAGCGgttaaagaaaatgtcagaaaaagacTAAATGATGCTAGTCAATggaaaaactgaatgaaaataataataggCCAAAAACTGAACCTTGAGGAACTCCGCCATTTACATAGGTATTGTGGGAGGAATGgcacattgtttttaataagaGACTGATGAtttaaacagactaaaataaacatgtctACTACATAAAGaccaggaaaaaataaaacaacaacagggTCTTTTACTTAATGGCACTAAGTACATATTTTATctacaacagaaagaaaacattgaaacGAGTTAAAAGATCAATCACCTTTGACACCTTCCAGATGATACaacaggtgtgaaaacaacaataaagaaCACACTCTTTAATCCCTGAAgttgaaattacattttgctaTGAGGTCAGTGGTGGATTTCCACCAGTTTCATCCTGCAGTTGATCACCTTGTAATGGTCACATTGAATTAACTGAAAGCCTAcctttgtttgatttgtttcctCTGAAGAGTCTTTTGCCTCAACCTTAAATATTcccaaaagcaaaaataatttcaagttCATTTCTGGTTAACTCCATTATTATAAAAAGTAATGGATACACTATTGGCCtgacaataaaaatatcatcAGACCAATagggtgaaaaaaaatttaaagtatgtgtttcaactttatttaatctacattttgatctttaaaactATACTTTGACTGCCCTTGATGCAGAGCAAGACACACAATCTAATTATTCCTTTGAGAACCATGGTACTCACTCATGGTTTTTTTACTTGCTCATAAGGCAGAAGGTGTCATCACAGATTCTAGTTGAGTAAATGAAAATCATGTCAAAACAGGTTAAATACTTACATGTATTTAATGCAATAGTTAATCACAAGTAAAACAGCTTGAGGTTTTACTTCTGAGACCCACAGCAAGGGTAAACAGAGCTGGATTAATGCACAATTCACAACCTTGAATcgcaaaaattgacaaaatttgAAAGATGAAAGTTTGTTCTATAGTGTGTTCACTATAACTTAGGAGGATGAACATTGTCTGAGCCTGTTGATGCTGAGAGTGCTTTGTTCTGCAGGAACTCTGACACAAGCGGTGCGACCACTTCAGGGTTATTCAGGTGGACGTGATGATTGCCTGGAACCTGCACCACCGTGTTCTGAAAcgtgcatgaaaaaaaataaaaattaacttgAATTGGCTGTCTTCTCACCAGTGTGTAGGAGAAAAGGTTGATGTTAACGTGGCACCGAACGTTTATTGATCATGTCTTTTGAATTTAGCACCTGCAATGGGGGATGCTGATAAATGCAACTAGTTTAGACTAGCGAAAGcaaaaaaagttatgtttttgtgattctaaaataaattcaacaccACAATAACTATTCTGTTTTAGGATTAAAGCAcaaatttcttgtgtttttgcttctttattACACTTTATGCTTTAGATCATCAAGAAAGCCGACccgagtaaatacaaaatacagtttacaACCAATGATTTTATTAAGGGGGAAAGCTACCATATCAAACTGGCACTGTCTGAAAAAGTAACCATCTTCTAAGTATAACTTGTTATACTATTGGTGGCAACAATACCTATCAAGCCTTTATGATAACTGGGAATGAGACTTTTGCAACACTGTTGAGAAATGTGCCCCACTCTTCCTTacagaattattttaaatcagtcacactggggggggggtttaaatGTTGAGGTCATCCCACACCCATTAATGTCAGTGTTCAATGGCTCATCAAAAACAGTActgtaaaacttaaaaatcaTGTGAAATATTATCCTTAAAATTAGTCAAAAAGCTGTGTTtagttctgttttaaatgttctgaAATCAGTGTTGATCTCTATCAACTCCTGCTGAAAAGTGAACAGCAAACAGCCCTGTGTTGACATGTATTGATGAAGAACAGTGGACCTTTTGAACTTGGATATTGGTTGAAACAACTCTCTTGACAAAAGCAGTCAGGAAAAATGAACTCACATGTCGGTCCCTGAAGGCCTGAAGAAGAGCTGATGTGTATTTCTTCTGATCAGACTCgacaaacattttctcaaagcCACTTTCTGCtctgttaaaacaaacataagcaCAGGTATTCAGTGTGATGAAATCCGAGTGGAAtcggaaaaaaataaaaaaagtgaagcGGAAGAAGATCTTTACAGAACAAGAAGGACAGGGGCTTCTATGCTTGACTGCAGCTCCAGACTCTGCTCCAGACTGATCCGTACTAcgtttctctaaaaacacaaaagaaacgTTCACAAGCCGCATCGCGTGGCTACACGGAGTCAAACGGCGCAACAGTCGCCTACCAGGTTGATCCGAAAGTCTCTGGAGAACAGAACTCCTGCAACAGAGAATTATCAGTCATGCTTGCAAATCCTTTATGAGGACAAAATACAGCAGATCAGACGTCAGAAGGTTATTCATGTACCTCCTTCAACTTTAACTAGACCTCGCTCTAGGAGGATCTTTGCAGACTCCTCAGTCAAACTTGGGTTTCCAGCCAAAAGCCTAAATGTTGAACACACAGTACGAAACCGAACGAGTGTGACATATAATAAGTCTTGAAAACAGCAGATATAAGAAGATGTGGTACCTCTCAACGGCTTTTTCGTAAGTGTAAACTCTCATCTTCTTTTCTTCCATCTTCTTTTCAAACTGTATCATCTCATCCAGCCCCTGTCGTAATATTCTGGGCAtttctttctgcaaataaattgaCATCCAGTGATGTCAGAAAGTATATTAAATAAtcaatttttcatattattcatTTCTCTGGGCTCTTGCCTCCAGCATTCCAGAATAGGATAAAAGTATGCAACAAATGGATCATTTTGAATCCAGCAGGTCAATATATCATCATTCAAAGAGATAACATTCAACaatatttcctacattttttttttttattgaatgcaAAGATCTTTAATGACATTCTGACATAAGAATTTAACTGAGAAAAGCGCTGTAGTGTTGGTAAAAATACCGGATCTGTGGGTAAGAATCCGTAGGAATCCAGCAGCACCAAGGCATCCACCATCTCTGGATAGAGAGCGCTGAACTGTGGAAAACACCACATTGTATCATTTATACAAACAAAAactctgtgttttgtttcaacAAATACCAGTATTGCAGAACTGTGAATTGAAAGTAAAATTATACGTGCTTTTCAACGTTTGAAACACCTGAAAATTTGACATGAATTTCCTTTAATAGTGGCTCTACAAATTAAGAACTATTTTTGCTGTAGTTTTATCTCTTAGGTTAAATCTCTATCATTTTTACACATCTACaagctgacatttttctttgcaaaacatttttgctgttttaaaccCTCCGGTTCTGGCTCTGGTTTTGTGTTTACTGTCCTGGAAGCaacagctaaagctaaagctcaGTCTCAACTGTTTTGTACCATGTCAATAGTTATTAACctgcatttagctccattcTCGTCCCATAACGTCTGGCCAGATTTCCTGTCCTTACTGAATCAAAGGCTTTGTCagagcatgatgctaccaccaccgtgtttcacaaTTTATGTGAATTAtatgtttgtttccttttgtaAGGAGGTTCACTCACCATTCCACCTATGTTACCACCTGAAGCAAAAACaggaatattattaaaatacaagAATACTTTACGGCTCTACTGTAGTTCTTTTCTGTATCTTCACTCACCCATGCTGTGGCCAATGATGGAGAATTTGTTCCACTGTAGAGCTGTGGGTGTAATTTTCCACATCATCAACTCCATTTTGAaccataaaacgagtcttaaaCTCCTGGTCTCAAGTAATACACCACTGCTTTCAGGTAAACTGGAAATACATGCTGCTAGCTAGTATAatgaaatttgatttgatttaattgCCAAAATGGGAGTTTGCCAGTTCTGGTCATCACGTACCATCAACAACTCTGCGCATGTCCATCACGTAAGAGGGGAAGACATTCAGAACTCCAGGAGGACGGTGGGATGAGCAGCCGTGACCTGCCAGGTCAATTGCAACATATCTGAAGTCTGAAAAAAGAATGAAGAATGAGGAGAACCTGTCCTCCTTTAAGAGTTACGGCCACAATTATTGGCACCACTGGTAAAGACTTTTAAGCAGCGTTGAAAAGCATATGTTTGTCATCTAAATACAcaatttaacactgaaaaaagaattaatttaaacaaatttagtCAGTGGGAAAAACgtccaggggaaaaaaaatcatcagtgCTGTATTTAAAGTGTTGGATGCTTttgatttttagatttaaaagtttttgttgccTTGGGTAATATATATGATGTGACACCAAGGTCATTCAAAAAGGCTCTTCTAAATCAGAAAGACAAGAGGtcatgccatttaaaaaaatgagtcAGGAAGTAGCTGCAACAAAAAAGCTGCTCAACAATAATCTTGCACTTGTAACccaaaaaaatgtacaatttgaAAATGGGAAACAACTGAAACTGTGACAAACTAGGCTGGATGAGAACTCAAGTTTTTCTTGGTGGAATATAAAACTCTTCAAAGCTCACTGTTAGCATCTCGGTGTGACAGTATCCATAGAAACCATACACATGGAGTTAACTAAATGCTGATGGCACTTTAATTTGAACTGAGTGCTTTGGTCACATGAGATTAAGGTTGGTAGGTTTGCTGTGGAACAAATGATAACTATGTGGAAAAGCAACATATGTCCACTGTTATATAAAATTGAGAGCTACTATTACTTTTATAGACCCCATGTTACAATAAGGGCTGGGGTTTGATTAAACATTCAGTGTAATtagaaaacatgtttcacatttaatgcaaaaacaaaacaaaaaaacctcacCTTTAGGTAGAAGAGGGAGCAGCGTGTTGAACGTCCCACAGTTGTCTGCCCAGCCATGCAGGCACAGAACTGGGCGACCGTGATCAGGACCCCAGATTTTACCTCTGATCTCCCCCCATGGGACTGGTACACAGAGCTCTGTAACTGGACATGAAGTGATGAGGTGATCAGATACATACTGTTAATAATTATGGTGAGTGACGTGGTCTCTCAAGATAATTTTAGCCCATCAAAGAAAcacataaatcattttttatgcACTGAAAGCTTTTAAGCAGGTGGTTTCCAAACATTTCCTAATGAGCAGTACCTCCATGtcaagaaatttaaaaacaagagcACAACAAAAGTTGTACATACATTATTATCCATTTAACCTGAAGGTTTGAAGTAAAATTTTCCAAGTTTCAAGATGGGAAGCCCCAGTTATTCAAGATGGGACAGACAGAGTTTTGAATAGAGTTGTAAATTTCTTGAGTAGGGCACAATCGTCCCTCAGTCTCCTGCTGTATGTTTGTTGTTGAAGAGATCTGAAATACTGAATGTATCCAAATAGATACCTTTTGGTTTAGTTACGTCATgcaggtttattttaaaacatcagaaatcAGCTCTACCCCCCAAACTCAAAAGAATGAACCGATGCTAAGATTTTCGTCTTATCATAGTCATTCATATCATGAATCAGATTTCAGACCTGTAAGCTGCAGACCAGgataacagaagaaaaactgagGAACTGACCTCATCTGAATTGGTGGTAGACCCCTGTGCATATGCACCATTTCGTGGAAACATCATAAGAGTGAAATCATGTTAATGTTACTGCTCATGTTCAGGAATGTTTGCCACCACTACAGATCTTATATCTCTGTTTGACTAAAGTCACACAGGCAGCTTTTGTTTTAGTTGGGAAGAGATTTGTTTTCACATAAttagcaaaaggaaaaaagtagCAGATTTGAATTTCTGCTCCAAATTCAAGCTGGGTAAATAAgttcaaactcatttttttgttacaaaatctttatgtggctctgtcGATCAACTACTATCAAACTATCAGACATGATATAGCAATAGCTACCTGCTTGCTTCATTGTACCGGACGTTACGTG
Coding sequences within:
- the serhl gene encoding serine hydrolase-like protein, with the protein product MIQALKGVRHVTSGTMKQAVTELCVPVPWGEIRGKIWGPDHGRPVLCLHGWADNCGTFNTLLPLLPKDFRYVAIDLAGHGCSSHRPPGVLNVFPSYVMDMRRVVDALQWNKFSIIGHSMGGNIGGMFSALYPEMVDALVLLDSYGFLPTDPKEMPRILRQGLDEMIQFEKKMEEKKMRVYTYEKAVERLLAGNPSLTEESAKILLERGLVKVEGGVLFSRDFRINLRNVVRISLEQSLELQSSIEAPVLLVLAESGFEKMFVESDQKKYTSALLQAFRDRHNTVVQVPGNHHVHLNNPEVVAPLVSEFLQNKALSASTGSDNVHPPKL